The window AGGGCGGGTCGCGTCGCGCCCCGCCCTCCAAAGGTCCCGACTCAGGTCTGGTTCAGCCGCCGGTCGGCTCCTGCGTCAGGTCGGCACCGTCGAACCACTTCTCGCTGAGTTCGGTCAGGGTGCCGTCCTCGTGCATCTCCCCGATGATGCGATCGATCTCGAACAGCAGAGCGGCATGCGGCGGACCGCTCTGGTCGATCGCCACCGCGAGGTTCTCGGTGAAGATCGGCTCACCGATCTTGACGATCGGCGAATCCGCCTCGACGGCTCCGTCGATGACCGTGCCCGAGGTGATCACCAGGTCGAACTCAGGTCGGCCTGCCTCGATCGCTTCGATGCAATTGGCATCGGTCGTCAGCGTGGTCGGCTCGGCACCGTCAGGTAGCTCGAACGGCAGCTGATCGGTCCCGGTGACCCCGGACCGCGTGCTGGCAGCCAGGTAGGCCGGGGTGTAGTAGTACGGCTGGGTAAAGCTCAAGATGTCCTTGCGCGGGGTCGTGATGGTCATCGAGCCCACACTGATATCCCACCGCTCCGACCAGTTCCCCGCCGTGATGGCGTCCCAGTCGACATGCTGGAACTCCACTTCGACGCCGAGCCGGGTCGCGATTTCCGTTCCAACATCGATGTCGAATCCAATGAACGTGCCATCCGGCTCC is drawn from Chloroflexota bacterium and contains these coding sequences:
- a CDS encoding transporter substrate-binding domain-containing protein, whose amino-acid sequence is MSTKRRGAALLAGLLIIAACEQAAAVPAVVCVGEATTYLDWLNGDFLPDVQGTIEEPADTAGDLLETVQENGVLRISTDANYEPQSFLEPDGTFIGFDIDVGTEIATRLGVEVEFQHVDWDAITAGNWSERWDISVGSMTITTPRKDILSFTQPYYYTPAYLAASTRSGVTGTDQLPFELPDGAEPTTLTTDANCIEAIEAGRPEFDLVITSGTVIDGAVEADSPIVKIGEPIFTENLAVAIDQSGPPHAALLFEIDRIIGEMHEDGTLTELSEKWFDGADLTQEPTGG